One region of Culex pipiens pallens isolate TS chromosome 2, TS_CPP_V2, whole genome shotgun sequence genomic DNA includes:
- the LOC120419080 gene encoding ETV5-related protein Ets96B — translation MNTLAHNLSPIQSNISRLDTGTAQLPSTTSNKPSPAPTPTMVVVASLVSGGDIRPSQSTSSNDDAQANDFLSTSLSSPASAVYLLQHHHSQGLHDHQDHLQDGGGQQQQQQQQHHQHHHNGSATTSSSNGTAGSGSKRSITSSPTGAAGTSSALAAASATVVTSHVNPFHHNSASATTLANDYYSEYRLGAEYRLNSHHHHHHHHHHPRDLWTAVATSHGGGGAVASSGTGIVDGLLDESCETSSYGSLRHSASTTAGKTLRNERSAFFDFATTPSTHPAAAAAAYCYRLSTPPQLVKREPSDVTAWHTAYSDLRFSDPLYSSLKSLQNQSGSAGSPVHQLTGGGVPTPQSHSSIFPDSTSHLVSSSAAAAAALDHHHHSLTAAATEVFLHHHHHHHQGYGAAAGTYRQPSDIVTSSEPDYSLAGGTGSAVGGSSAATALASISTTNPSPLNSLPGQNGPLHQRRGSLQLWQFLVALLDEPNSSAGCIAWTGRGMEFKLVEPEEVARRWGIQKNRPAMNYDKLSRSLRYYYEKGIMQKVAGERYVYKFVCDPEALFNMAYGTTAAAAASGGAGSGSGCGGLDGSGMGHHHHHGHHHHLLQQHHGAGSSSPTNCHQGSGSNLAGGDEPDVERSSYFTNGSATYNHGN, via the exons ATGAACACATTGGCCCACAATCTGAGCCCGATTCAGTCCAATATTTCACGGCTA GACACCGGAACCGCACAACTCCCGTCGACGACCTCGAACAAACCATCCCCCGCACCAACTCCGACCATGGTCGTGGTGGCCTCACTTGTCAGCGGGGGTGACATTCGTCCCTCCCAGTCCACGTCCTCGAACGACGACGCCCAGGCAAATGACTTTCTATCGACGTCCCTCTCGTCACCGGCGTCCGCCGTCTATCTGCTCCAGCATCACCACAGCCAAGGACTTCATGACCATCAGGACCATCTTCAGGACGGTGGtggtcaacagcagcagcagcagcagcaacatcacCAGCATCATCACAATGGGAGTGCGACCACCAGCAGCAGTAATGGAACCGCGGGAAGTGGCAGCAAACGAAGCATAACTTCTTCGCCGACTGGTGCCGCCGGAACGAGTTCGGCGCTGGCGGCGGCCTCTGCGACCGTGGTGACCAGCCACGTGAATCCGTTCCATCACAATTCGGCGTCGGCGACCACGTTGGCAAATG ACTACTACTCCGAGTACCGTCTGGGAGCCGAGTACCGGCTAAACTCGCAccatcaccatcaccaccaccatcatcatccgCGGGACCTGTGGACGGCGGTGGCCACTTCCCACGGAGGCGGTGGCGCCGTCGCCAGCAGCGGCACCGGCATCGTCGACGGTCTGCTCGACGAAAGCTGCGAAACGAGCTCGTACGGTTCCTTGAGGCACTCTGCCAGCACGACTGCCG GAAAAACGCTCCGAAACGAACGCTCGGCATTCTTCGATTTCGCGACAACCCCTTCGACCCACCCAGCCGCTGCAGCCGCCGCCTACTGCTACCGTCTCTCAACCCCACCCCAGCTCGTGAAACGCGAACCCAGCGACG TGACGGCATGGCACACGGCCTACTCGGATCTCCGCTTTTCCGACCCGCTCTACAGTTCGCTCAAATCGCTCCAGAACCAGTCGGGATCGGCCGGATCGCCGGTTCACCAGTTGACCGGCGGTGGTGTTCCAACGCCCCAGTCCCACTCGTCCATCTTTCCGGATTCGACGTCCCACCTGGTCTCGtcgtcggcggcggcggccgcggCCCTGGACCACCATCATCACAGTCTGACGGCTGCGGCCACGGAAGTGTTTTTGCAccatcaccatcaccaccaTCAGGGTTACGGTGCGGCGGCGGGAACCTATCGACAGCCGTCGGATATTGTGACCTCGTCGGAACCGGATTACAGTTTAGCTGGTGGCACCGGGAGTGCCGTCGGTGGTTCGTCTGCGGCGACGGCATTGGCCAGCATATCGACGACGAATCCGTCGCCGTTGAATTCGTTGCCag GTCAAAACGGACCACTGCACCAGCGCCGTGGATCCCTCCAACTGTGGCAATTCCTGGTGGCACTCCTAGACGAACCCAACTCG AGCGCCGGCTGCATCGCGTGGACCGGCCGCGGCATGGAGTTCAAGCTGGTCGAACCGGAGGAGGTGGCGCGCCGCTGGGGAATCCAGAAGAACCGCCCGGCCATGAACTACGACAAGTTGTCGCGCAGTCTACGGTACTACTATGAGAAAGGAATCATGCAGAAGGTCGCCGGCGAGCGGTACGTGTACAAGTTCGTGTGCGATCCGGAGGCGCTGTTTAACATGGCGTACGGGACGACTGCGGCGGCGGCCGCCAGTGGTGGAGCAGGTTCCGGCTCGGGATGTGGGGGGTTGGACGGGTCGGGGATGggccatcatcatcaccacGGGCATCACCATCACCTGTTGCAGCAGCATCACGGGGCGGGTTCGTCGTCGCCGACCAACTGCCACCAGGGCTCGGGGAGTAACCTGGCCGGTGGAGACGAACCGGACGTGGAACGGAGTTCGTACTTTACGAACGGCTCAGCGACGTACAATCATGgaaattga
- the LOC120419081 gene encoding radial spoke head protein 9 homolog, whose product MNLSTLFDHAPYLSYAFRTLSNDEALKLGHSLRTLQRAQRLRSVYFLGRLEGHDADYFLAFGCAERELFAARKLFYSQNLHEWFLLLEPKQWDHCWDKIETPFQGDPAYRMEVDLGPSFALDEDLVPVEGEWIKFAVKEQNRLWFVVSRILQEAALVPRGVLYHDTDGNCVINPYFGGISTEASLILNNYQHFREPRADPAVNLGKRDECSYFMDVFDPADDVVPKDGSFVMRRDVGRDVFVLNSMHWPGMINIHRANTGAVYGFCYFGDGRKNWELPFKL is encoded by the coding sequence ATGAACCTGTCAACGCTGTTTGACCACGCGCCGTACCTGTCGTACGCCTTCCGGACGCTGTCCAACGATGAAGCGCTCAAGCTTGGCCACTCGCTCCGCACGCTCCAGCGCGCCCAGCGCCTCCGGTCAGTTTATTTCCTAGGCCGGCTCGAGGGCCACGACGCGGACTACTTTCTGGCGTTTGGCTGCGCGGAGCGGGAGCTTTTCGCCGCGAGGAAGCTGTTCTACAGCCAGAACCTGCACGAATGGTTCCTGCTACTGGAACCGAAGCAGTGGGACCACTGTTGGGACAAAATTGAAACTCCGTTTCAGGGGGATCCGGCGTACCGGATGGAGGTTGATCTGGGTCCGAGTTTTGCCCTGGACGAGGACTTGGTTCCGGTTGAGGGCGAATGGATTAAGTTTGCGGTTAAGGAGCAGAACCGGCTGTGGTTTGTCGTGTCGCGGATTCTCCAGGAGGCCGCGCTCGTGCCACGTGGCGTGTTGTACCATGACACCGATGGAAACTGCGTGATTAATCCGTATTTCGGTGGAATCTCGACGGAAGCTAGCTTGATCCTGAACAATTATCAGCACTTCCGGGAGCCGCGGGCCGATCCGGCGGTGAATTTGGGCAAGCGGGACGAGTGCAGCTACTTTATGGACGTTTTTGATCCGGCGGACGACGTGGTGCCGAAGGACGGTAGCTTTGTGATGCGTCGAGATGTCGGACGGGACGTTTTCGTGCTGAACTCGATGCACTGGCCGGGAATGATTAACATTCATCGGGCCAACACCGGCGCCGTGTACGGGTTCTGCTACTTTGGCGACGGACGCAAGAACTGGGAGCTGCCGTTCAAACTGTAA
- the LOC120419060 gene encoding putative E3 ubiquitin-protein ligase UBR7: MDSKENATASSGSSKLDESSVTMLDVLNEQNELEAESDAVLGGSDEKNCTYALGYIVRQALYACVTCSPESAVGEEKRAGVCLACSYQCHEGHELVELYTKRNFRCDCGGKRMPDVRCKLDPIKLDENEGNQYNQNFGGLYCTCHRPYPDPEDTVHDEMIQCVVCEDWYHTRHLENDEPKNSKDYAEMVCHLCMERVVPLRNYVGKLEDCNRTLLNETVQLDVTGLDDSVATAADTSVAPSESEEDLNESKRIKLDICTKPAPEEGDKAYKKGATFWHDGWRKQLCRCTECMECYRKLKVEFLLDEKDTVQWYEENGRAKREENGSTYEQGMQMWNKMGRVQQVEILSGYNLMKDRLASFLDTFVTNQQVVTEKDIKEFFEKLNKERRETNMAPPSSCR; encoded by the exons atggaCTCCAAGGAAAATGCGACGGCGTCGTCCGGAAGCTCCAAGCTGGACGAATCCTCCGTGACCATGTTGGACGTGCTGAACGAGCAGAACGAGCTGGAGGCGGAGAGTGACGCCGTGCTCGGCGGTTCCGACGAGAAGAACTGTACTTATGCGCTG GGGTACATTGTTCGGCAGGCGTTGTACGCTTGTGTTACGTGCTCGCCGGAGAGTGCCGTTGGTGAGGAGAAGCGGGCGGGAGTTTGCTTGGCATGTTCGTATCAGTGTCACGAAGGACACGAGCTGGTTGAGTTGTACACAAAGCGGAACTTCCGGTGCGATTGCGGGGGTAAGCGGATGCCGGATGTGCGCTGCAAGTTGGACCCGATCAAGCTGGACGAGAACGAGGGCAATCAGTACAATCAGAACTTTGGTGGGCTTTACTGCACCTGCCACCGGCCGTATCCGGATCCGGAAGATACGGTTCATGACGAGATGATTCAGTGTGTGGTGTGCGAGGATTGGTACCACACGCGCCACCTGGAGAATGATGAGCCGAAGAATTCGAAGGACTATGCGGAAATGGTTTGCCACCTGTGCATGGAGCGGGTTGTTCCGTTGAGGAATTACGTTGGGAAGCTCGAGGACTGCAACCGGACGCTGCTGAACGAAACGGTTCAGCTGGATGTGACCGGGCTGGACGATTCTGTGGCCACAGCGGCAGATACGAGCGTTGCTCCGAGCGAGTCGGAGGAAGATCTGAACGAAAGCAAGCGAATTAAGCTGGACATTTGCACGAAGCCTGCACCGGAGGAAGGGGACAAGGCGTACAAGAAGGGAGCCACGTTCTGGCACGATGGCTGGCGAAAGCAGCTTTGCCGCTGCACCGAGTGCATGGAATGCTACAGGAAGTTGAAGGTGGAGTTCTTGCTCGACGAGAAGGACACCGTACAGTGGTACGAAGAGAATGGTCGCGCCAAGCGCGAGGAGAACGGAAGCACTTACGAGCAAGGAATGCAAATGTGGAACAAGATGGGACGCGTGCAGCAGGTGGAGATCCTGTCCGGCTACAATCTGATGAAGGATCGGTTGGCATCGTTCCTGGACACGTTCGTCACCAACCAGCAGGTCGTAACGGAGAAGGACATCAAGGAGTTTTTCGAGAAGCTGAACAAGGAACGGCGCGAGACGAACATGGCGCCGCCCTCGTCCTGTCGTTGA